A genomic stretch from Nocardia wallacei includes:
- a CDS encoding alpha/beta hydrolase → MPFFDGARGRLHYRRWVVERPRAVLALLPGTGQHSGHYHRFARGLAAASIEAWALDVPGQGLSEGDPRAPGTPAELAPDAHAFVTLVRSGRPGTPLILAGHSLGAATALTALPDCAGLVLSGTPRRAIESGPVLPPSLPVLLLHGADDRRAPIDPIRDWTRRAQSVGLRLREYADAGHDLLHEPVQTRVTADIVEWIQGVVAEPVRP, encoded by the coding sequence ATGCCCTTTTTCGACGGAGCCCGGGGCCGTCTGCACTATCGGCGCTGGGTGGTGGAGCGGCCGCGGGCGGTGCTCGCGCTGCTGCCGGGCACCGGTCAGCACAGCGGTCACTACCACCGCTTCGCCCGGGGTCTGGCCGCCGCATCGATCGAGGCGTGGGCGCTCGATGTGCCGGGCCAGGGTCTGAGCGAGGGTGATCCGCGCGCGCCCGGCACCCCCGCCGAACTGGCCCCCGACGCGCACGCGTTCGTCACGCTGGTGCGCTCCGGCCGTCCCGGGACCCCGCTGATCCTGGCCGGTCACTCGCTCGGCGCGGCCACCGCGCTGACCGCGCTGCCGGACTGCGCCGGTCTCGTCCTCAGCGGGACCCCGCGCCGGGCGATCGAATCCGGCCCGGTGTTGCCGCCGAGTTTGCCGGTCCTGTTGCTGCACGGCGCGGACGATCGCCGTGCCCCTATCGATCCGATTCGGGACTGGACGAGGCGGGCGCAATCGGTAGGGTTGCGGTTGCGCGAGTATGCCGATGCCGGGCACGATCTGCTGCACGAACCGGTGCAGACACGAGTCACCGCCGACATCGTGGAGTGGATCCAGGGCGTCGTCGCGGAACCGGTGCGCCCGTGA
- a CDS encoding PPE domain-containing protein, translating into MRSLSGNQAAAPDPDYSPTVEVFDQMRYDEIYRGVLQMNPEVLTAGRQAWQNAAAGVGDAVAQAHAEIRGAIADGWRGSAAQQAAAAMQAFEQLGQHVADVMSAVAQRLGQANDAAETLRGAVSRPVDVGADLEAALLDPKRATLNVAAQKQAEGVRQDVVRVMDTVYAGAFVPTGNGVPGFPQGGMYPAPEAPAPGPGVESGPDATDSLGGPDAVATGGPNATAPQAADGEQPTESEPGSGAPAEPGDHAVTPAAAAPLAPAAATAPAAAAATEPAVAPASDRPATAPASVANTVAPQQVSAPSAAAALAPGQVPVAPRRAAGAATRAQNSDDQRKREEQEQRHEPTSDAVGGMGAGVVGGLAGSALAAGDAVRSGTGVPVPPKRSQYDEDDDEEYYDFDEPTYLEPAEPGTELVGQLDPTTPPVVGEWAEDY; encoded by the coding sequence ATGCGTAGTCTCAGCGGAAATCAGGCCGCCGCACCGGATCCCGACTACTCGCCGACGGTCGAGGTCTTCGACCAGATGCGCTACGACGAGATCTATCGCGGTGTGCTGCAGATGAATCCGGAGGTGCTGACCGCCGGTCGGCAGGCCTGGCAGAACGCGGCCGCCGGGGTCGGTGACGCGGTCGCGCAGGCGCACGCGGAGATTCGCGGCGCCATCGCCGACGGCTGGCGCGGCAGCGCCGCCCAGCAGGCCGCCGCCGCGATGCAGGCGTTCGAGCAGCTCGGGCAGCACGTGGCCGATGTGATGTCGGCGGTCGCGCAACGGCTCGGGCAGGCCAACGACGCCGCCGAGACGCTGCGCGGTGCGGTGTCGCGGCCGGTGGACGTGGGCGCGGATCTGGAAGCGGCACTGCTGGATCCGAAGCGCGCCACGCTCAACGTCGCCGCCCAGAAGCAGGCCGAGGGCGTGCGCCAGGACGTGGTCCGGGTGATGGACACGGTGTACGCGGGCGCGTTCGTGCCGACCGGCAACGGCGTGCCGGGGTTCCCGCAGGGCGGCATGTACCCCGCGCCCGAAGCGCCCGCGCCCGGTCCCGGCGTCGAGAGCGGTCCGGATGCGACCGATTCGCTCGGCGGTCCGGACGCGGTTGCCACCGGTGGCCCGAATGCGACTGCGCCACAGGCGGCCGACGGCGAGCAGCCGACCGAATCCGAACCAGGCTCCGGTGCGCCGGCCGAGCCGGGTGACCACGCCGTGACTCCGGCCGCGGCCGCGCCCCTCGCACCCGCCGCGGCGACGGCGCCCGCCGCCGCGGCCGCCACCGAGCCCGCGGTGGCACCGGCGTCCGACCGTCCGGCGACGGCTCCGGCGAGCGTCGCGAACACCGTTGCGCCGCAACAGGTCTCGGCCCCGTCCGCCGCGGCTGCGCTCGCGCCGGGCCAGGTTCCGGTGGCGCCGCGCCGGGCCGCCGGGGCGGCGACCAGGGCGCAGAACTCCGACGATCAGCGCAAGCGCGAGGAGCAGGAGCAGCGCCACGAACCGACCTCCGACGCCGTGGGTGGAATGGGCGCCGGTGTGGTCGGCGGTCTCGCGGGCAGCGCGCTGGCCGCCGGTGACGCCGTCCGCTCCGGAACGGGTGTCCCGGTGCCCCCCAAGCGTTCCCAGTACGACGAGGACGACGACGAGGAGTACTACGATTTCGACGAACCGACCTACCTGGAGCCGGCCGAGCCCGGCACCGAGCTGGTAGGTCAGCTCGATCCGACCACGCCGCCGGTGGTCGGCGAATGGGCCGAGGACTACTGA
- a CDS encoding ESX secretion-associated protein EspG → MRWTLTPDQFALAWERTDGDRIPYPLAVRLSARDSAERAAQLPALREWCDNTLDPDLAAALRVLSHPAIQVEVLGEHGPPGQVQPVRVLGAVAGQVTVVAAQRAGATPDRGGDVRLFVGTPKVLAARVVSVLPENSPGTGPRHTAPLDRVREDSRDLVTVPVAGPTISARMRRLLRQPRDGIGQIVVSARRADETMRPLGVLCWIDVAGDGRYTVRTRAEVDIVPVNAEAFAAQLRPLIAAAERLVAEPVDW, encoded by the coding sequence GTGAGATGGACCCTCACCCCGGACCAGTTCGCGCTGGCCTGGGAGCGGACCGACGGCGACCGGATCCCGTATCCGCTGGCGGTGCGGCTGTCCGCCCGTGACAGTGCCGAACGCGCCGCCCAGTTGCCCGCCCTGCGCGAGTGGTGCGACAACACGCTGGACCCGGATCTGGCGGCGGCCCTGCGGGTGCTGTCGCACCCGGCGATCCAGGTGGAGGTGCTCGGCGAGCACGGCCCGCCCGGACAGGTGCAGCCGGTGCGCGTGCTCGGCGCGGTCGCCGGGCAGGTCACGGTGGTCGCCGCGCAGCGCGCCGGAGCCACCCCCGACCGCGGCGGCGACGTCCGGCTGTTCGTCGGAACCCCGAAAGTCCTTGCGGCGCGCGTGGTCTCGGTGCTGCCGGAGAATTCCCCCGGTACCGGGCCGCGGCATACCGCACCCCTGGACCGGGTGCGGGAGGACAGCCGGGATCTCGTGACGGTGCCGGTCGCGGGGCCCACGATCTCGGCGCGGATGCGGCGGCTGCTCCGGCAACCCCGCGACGGTATCGGCCAGATCGTCGTCTCGGCCCGCCGCGCCGACGAGACCATGCGCCCCCTCGGCGTACTCTGCTGGATCGATGTCGCCGGCGACGGCCGCTACACGGTGCGCACCCGCGCCGAGGTCGATATCGTCCCGGTGAACGCCGAGGCATTCGCGGCTCAGCTCCGCCCCTTGATCGCCGCGGCGGAACGATTGGTCGCCGAGCCCGTCGACTGGTGA
- a CDS encoding phosphoribosyltransferase translates to MIYPDRATAGRALGESLLHLRASDPLVLGLPRGGVPVAAAVRAVIGGDLDILLVRKLGVPWQPELAMGAIGEGGLRVLNQDVVDHTEVTPAQLAETEDLERAELQRRQRILRAHAPPVAPRDRTVVIVDDGMATGATVAVACRIIRLLEPRRITVAVPVSSPEALHRVGKLADDTVCPLVPRVLGGVGGAYEDFHQLSDDEVIDIIRSGVP, encoded by the coding sequence ATGATCTATCCGGATCGCGCCACCGCCGGTCGCGCGCTGGGTGAGTCGCTACTGCACCTGCGGGCGTCGGACCCGCTGGTGCTCGGACTGCCGCGCGGCGGGGTGCCGGTCGCGGCCGCGGTGCGCGCGGTGATCGGCGGCGATCTCGACATTCTGCTGGTGCGCAAACTGGGCGTGCCGTGGCAGCCCGAGCTGGCGATGGGCGCGATCGGCGAGGGCGGGCTGCGGGTCCTGAACCAGGACGTGGTCGATCACACCGAGGTGACACCGGCCCAGCTGGCCGAGACCGAGGACCTGGAGCGCGCGGAACTGCAACGGCGCCAACGGATTCTGCGCGCACACGCACCGCCGGTCGCACCGCGCGACCGTACGGTGGTGATCGTCGACGACGGCATGGCCACCGGCGCCACCGTCGCGGTGGCGTGCCGCATCATCCGCCTGCTCGAGCCCCGCCGGATCACGGTGGCGGTACCCGTCTCCTCGCCCGAGGCCCTGCACCGAGTCGGCAAGCTCGCCGACGACACCGTCTGTCCCCTGGTGCCCCGTGTGCTCGGCGGCGTCGGTGGCGCCTACGAGGATTTCCATCAACTCAGCGACGACGAGGTGATCGACATCATCCGGTCGGGCGTTCCCTGA
- a CDS encoding carbon-nitrogen hydrolase family protein translates to MQPHEPTVPGITGTPAHSAGDATSVVVSYSGATAMGAPRPSTAAGPEPGGGTAPAEAAEPARSVDVAVVQFAPYTDKDANLAMLREQVRAAAEHGARVVVAPEYSMFAVTRLDRRVIDAAEPITGPWVDSLRGLAAEFGVHLVAGVAEAPGGGAAEHIYNTLVAAGPDAEFAAVYRKVHLYDAFGFRESEVVLPGEITDPAVFTVDGVVFGLQTCFDLRFPEGCRRVAAAGAHVLLLAAQWIPGPAKVDQWTTLLRARAIENTVYVAAADQAGPRGAGASMIVDPAGTLLAELGETSGIATARVDLAHLEQVRATNPSLSLRRFTVEPG, encoded by the coding sequence ATGCAACCGCACGAGCCGACCGTGCCCGGCATCACCGGCACACCCGCGCACTCCGCCGGTGACGCGACATCGGTGGTCGTCAGCTACTCGGGCGCGACGGCCATGGGCGCACCCCGGCCGTCGACCGCCGCCGGGCCGGAACCCGGCGGTGGCACCGCGCCCGCCGAGGCTGCCGAACCGGCCCGGTCCGTCGATGTCGCGGTGGTGCAGTTCGCCCCCTACACCGACAAGGACGCGAACCTGGCGATGCTGCGCGAGCAGGTGCGCGCGGCGGCCGAGCACGGCGCGCGGGTCGTGGTCGCGCCGGAGTACTCGATGTTCGCGGTGACCCGGCTGGACCGGCGGGTGATCGACGCCGCGGAACCGATCACCGGGCCGTGGGTCGACAGCTTGCGCGGGCTGGCCGCGGAATTCGGCGTGCACCTGGTGGCGGGGGTGGCGGAGGCGCCAGGCGGCGGGGCGGCCGAGCACATCTACAACACGCTCGTCGCGGCGGGCCCGGACGCGGAGTTCGCGGCTGTGTACCGCAAGGTGCATCTGTACGACGCCTTCGGCTTCCGGGAGTCGGAGGTGGTGCTGCCGGGCGAGATCACCGATCCGGCGGTCTTCACCGTCGACGGCGTGGTGTTCGGGCTGCAGACCTGTTTCGACCTGCGTTTCCCCGAGGGCTGCCGACGCGTCGCCGCGGCCGGGGCGCACGTGTTGCTGCTTGCGGCGCAATGGATTCCGGGCCCGGCCAAGGTCGACCAGTGGACGACGCTGCTGCGCGCCCGCGCGATCGAGAACACCGTCTACGTCGCCGCCGCCGATCAGGCCGGGCCGCGCGGTGCGGGTGCGTCGATGATCGTGGACCCGGCGGGCACGTTGCTGGCCGAACTCGGCGAGACATCCGGAATCGCCACCGCCCGAGTCGATCTCGCGCACCTCGAGCAGGTCCGAGCCACGAATCCGAGCCTGTCGCTGCGCCGGTTCACCGTCGAGCCCGGGTAG